In one Culex quinquefasciatus strain JHB chromosome 2, VPISU_Cqui_1.0_pri_paternal, whole genome shotgun sequence genomic region, the following are encoded:
- the LOC6032306 gene encoding thiamine transporter 1, with translation MRDIKWHTIAAMLSMFGFLKDFRPSDPFIVQFLNSSWHNLTKEQITQDLFPVGTYSYGTQLVFTFLITDYFRYKPLIILAGIAGILHWGLFIWGPSIFWLQVAQVLYGTFKAADVAFWSYIYARVEKCRYQKITSYTKSASLLGKFGAAVGSQILLAYGVVDYRDLFLISFAVQCCTTTIAIFLPSAPKSVYFNRAPPEKSDSPDQSTDSPEKPPRTSVSSEGTESPTDPPVEHLGPLQLLWFHVRAAYSNFTVLRYSIWSALASCIYYQTMQYVQVLWSTVAGVRTRDLQYNGAVEAVLTMCGALITFSAGFVPSRALKVPNSLVGLGWITLLQGGILLGAALGHNLWICYGAHIGYSVLHSFVMTLLSAEIAKNICRDSFGLVFGINAAVGSILQIIFTLILVDGAKLFHRDIIGQFMVYSGVLGVLGVLFCVFAIVELRGVWRRLFSTFLWKISGKEKSKLNGTVCSVPGV, from the exons ATGAGAGACATCAAGTGGCACACGATCGCCGCCATGCTGAGCATGTTCGGCTTCCTGAAGGACTTCCGGCCGAGTGATCCTTTCATAGTGCAATTCCTGAACAGTTCCTGGCACAACCTTACGAAGGAGCAAATCACCCAGGATCTGTTCCCCGTTGGGACGTACTCGTACGGAACGCAGCTGGTGTTCACCTTTCTCATAACCGACTACTTCCGGTACAAGCCGCTGATCATTTTGGCCGGAATCGCCGGCATTCTGCACTGGGGACTGTTCATTTGGGGACCGTCGATCTTTTGGCTGCAGGTGGCGCAGGTGTTGTACGGGACGTTCAAGGCAGCGGATGTGGCCTTTTGGTCGTACATTTACGCGCGGGTGGAAAAGTGTCGCTACCAGAAGATTACGTCCTACACAAAGTCGGCATCGTTGCTGGGCAAGTTCGGTGCGGCCGTTGGGTCGCAGATATTGCTGGCGTACGGGGTGGTGGACTATCGGGATCTGTTTCTGATATCGTTTGCAG TCCAATGTTGCACCACGACGATCGCCATTTTCCTGCCGTCGGCGCCCAAGAGCGTCTACTTCAACCGGGCACCCCCGGAAAAATCCGACTCCCCCGACCAGTCAACGGACTCCCCGGAGAAGCCCCCCCGTACATCCGTGTCCTCCGAGGGCACCGAGTCCCCGACGGATCCCCCCGTGGAGCACCTGGGCCCGCTCCAACTGCTCTGGTTCCACGTCCGGGCCGCGTACAGCAACTTCACCGTCCTACGGTACAGCATTTGGTCGGCGCTGGCCAGCTGCATCTACTACCAGACGATGCAGTACGTGCAGGTGCTGTGGAGTACGGTGGCCGGAGTTCGCACCCGGGACCTGCAGTACAACGGGGCCGTCGAAGCGGTGCTGACCATGTGTGGGGCGTTGATTACGTTCAGTGCCGGGTTCGTGCCTTCGCGGGCGTTGAAGGTTCCCAATTCCTTGGTGGGTCTCGGGTGGATTACGCTGCTGCAGGGTGGAATCCTGCTCGGAGCGGCCTTGGGACACAATCTGTGGATCTGCTACGGGGCCCACATCGGGTACAGCGTGCTGCATTCGTTTGTCATGACGCTTTTGAGTGCGGAAATCGCCAAGAACATCTGCCGGGATAGTTTTGGGTTGGTTTTTGGAATCAACGCCGCCGTAGGTTCGATTCTGCAAATAATCTTCACCCTAATTCTGGTGGACGGGGCCAAACTGTTCCATCGGGACATTATCGGTCAGTTTATGGTGTACAGTGGCGTCCTGGGGGTGCTGGGAGTGCTATTTTGTGTGTTTGCGATTGTGGAGTTGAGGGGCGTATGGAGGCGGTTGTTTTCCACgtttttgtggaaaatttcCGGTAAGGAAAAGTCAAAACTCAACGGGACAGTTTGCAGCGTGCCCGGTGTTTGA